GGGAAAATCTACCCCTGCCTTCAGGAAAAGGATCAGCAAAGCGGCGTCCTTGCCGAACACTACTTTTACCAGGATTTGTACGTCGCCCGCAAAATATTCCAGAATAAGCCGGAAAAACATGTGGATGTCGGCTCCCGTGTCGATGGCTTCGTCGCCCACGTGGCATCGTTCCGGGAGATAGAGGTTCTGGACGTCCGCGACCTCCATATCCCCATCCCCAGCATCCGCTTTGCCCGCGCCGATCTCTCCGCGAAGGATTTTTCCATGGCCGACTACTGTGACTCGCTTTCCTGCCTGCACGCCCTGGAACATTTCGGCCTTGGCCGCTATGGCGATCCGGTTGATTACGAGGGACATCTCCCCGGCTGGAAAAACATGGCCAGCATGCTGAAAAAAAACGGCAAATTCTATTTTTCGGTACCTATCGGGGAGCAGCGGATCGAGTTCAACGCCCACCGGGTTTTTTCGTTATCCTATCTACTGAATCTCATTGAGCAATATTATCACCTCGACTCGTTCGCGTATATAAGCGACGGCGGGGAATTTATCGCCAATGCGGCACTCGACACCGCCGCCATCAACAATAATTTTGGCTGCCATTACGGATGCGGCATCTTCGAGTTGACGAAGCGCTGATCTTTCAATAATTCCCGATATATATTAAGTACTTTATTGACAACGACATCCCAGGAGTTCGCCGCCGCCGTTTTAAGCGCTGCCCTTCGCATGCCCTCGCGCAGCTCGCGGGAAAGCAGCATCCCTATTTTATCGGCGACGAGGTCGCTGTTTGCGGGCTCTTCAATAACAAACCCGTTCCCTCCCTCTTCCACAAGATCCTTTGCGCCCACCCGACCGCTGATCAGAACCGGCAGCCC
The sequence above is drawn from the Syntrophobacterales bacterium genome and encodes:
- a CDS encoding DUF268 domain-containing protein, whose amino-acid sequence is MHLNVIIKGMPLFTFIKKMPAFLSEYATIRRQAALSRETFPFGKIYPCLQEKDQQSGVLAEHYFYQDLYVARKIFQNKPEKHVDVGSRVDGFVAHVASFREIEVLDVRDLHIPIPSIRFARADLSAKDFSMADYCDSLSCLHALEHFGLGRYGDPVDYEGHLPGWKNMASMLKKNGKFYFSVPIGEQRIEFNAHRVFSLSYLLNLIEQYYHLDSFAYISDGGEFIANAALDTAAINNNFGCHYGCGIFELTKR